In Verrucomicrobiota bacterium, the genomic window TGTGACCGAGGAGCAACAACGCCAGAACTGCCCAAGCGGCGCAACCCTTCGGGCGGCGAGTCTTTCGGCCGTGGGCTTCGTTGCTCCTCAGTCACGTATCTCTGCGGATAGGCTCCTTCGTCGCGCCTCGCCCACGGCCAAAATCCTTCGCCGCAAAGGCCCACCCAGTTCATGAAGAGCACACTAGCCTGGAAACGGCAGTAGATCCGCATCGATCTCTCGCGGTGCATCCCGATGTTGCCGGTGATGCAGGTAGGGCGCGTCCGTCCCGGCGCGCCGCCGGAGCATGATGTTTTGCATCCCGTGGGCGGCGGGCTGGGACAGGCCCGCCCTACCAACAACATCGGGATGCACGGGATCTCTCGCAGGGTCTGGGCGGCAAAGGCCTTTCTCAAGTTTCGATGGCTCTTCCTGCGGATGCCCCTCAACTTTCGACCGGCTATTGAGGCTCGAGCTGTTTCGCATCTCAACTCTGCTCAATCGCCGTTTCCAGGTTCAACGCAAGCCAACTTCTCCGGAGGTTGCCGGAGTCGTTGGATGAGTTGCGCTTCCTTCGGGGTGAGTCTTGAATGGGCCGCCAAGCCCGGGCGGACCTGGTGGTGACGGTGGATGCGCGGTCCGAGGGTGTGGTGGCGGTCCGCCGCTGTTCCCCTTCCTCCGCGGTTGATTCACAAAAGCGTTCCTTCGTGGAACGCTTGGCGGTTCGCGAGCCGCAGGATGTTGTCCGTGGTTACCCGCGCAATCTCGGTGAGCGCCTCGTCTGTGAGGAAAGCCTGATGCGACGTGATAAGGACATTCGGGAAGGACAGCAGCAAGTTGAGTTCATCGTCCTGTAGCAGCGCGCCCGAGTGATCCTCGAAAAAAATGCCTTCCTCTTCCTCGTAGGCGTCCAGCGCGACGCCGCCCAAGTGGCCGGACTTGAGATGATGAATGAGGGCGGTGGTGTCGATGAGTTTGCCTCGGCTTGTGTTGACGATGTAGGTGCCCGGCTTGAGGCGGGCCAGCGTGCGGTCGTTGAGCAGATGGTGGGTGTCCGATGTGAGCGGCAAATGGAGTGAAAGAATGTCGCTCCGGGCCAGGACCATGTCGAAGTCCGCGTAAACGACACCTCGTTCCTTGGCCCAATCGAGTGAAGGGAACGGGTCATAGGCGATGACCTTGGTGTCGAAGCCGCGGAAGATCTGCGCGGCGATGCGCCCGATCTTGCCAGTCCCGATCACGCCGACGGTCTTGCCGCACAGATCGGATCCGACCAGGCCGTGGAGTGAGAAGTTGTGTTCGCGCACGCGGTTGTAGGCGCGGTGAATCTTGCGATTGAGGGTGAGCAACAGCGCGACGGTGTGCTCGGCCACCGCGTGCGGCGAGTACGCCGGCACACGCACCACCGGCAGTCCCAGGGCTTTGGCGGCGGGAAGATCGATATTGTTGAACCCGGCGCAGCGCAACGCGATAAGTTTCACCTCGGCGCGGTGAAGCTGTTCCAGGCAGTCGCGGTCGAGACGGTCGTTGACGAAGACACAAACGGCTTGCGCGCCCTTCGCGCTGCCGGCGGTCTCGTTGGTCAGGCGGAATTCATGAAACACCCGGCGCAACTGCTCCGCGCCGGCCGCCCGGTCAAAGTAAACACGGTCGTAGGGTTTGGTGTCGTAGAAGGCGAACGTCATCATGGGATCGACAGATTCAGTCAGTTCATGGGTTGCGGGGCAACCTTGAGTTTGCCTGCGACACGCGCGCGCTCCTAGCTGCTATCCGCGTCCGGCCAGCAGGTGACGACCTCGGTTTCGGTTGGGTGCCAGGGGCTTTCGTCACGAGTTTCCAAGGTCGTTGCATCCCATTATCGCCAAGACGTTGGCTGCCGGGGGATGGATGCCGAGAACTGCCGATCACTGTGGCGGACCGGAGAGTTTGCGCTGCCAGCGGGCGACTCGCTGGCGGACTTCACGAGGGCCAGGTGCTCCCGGAAGTTCCTTCCGAGTCATGGAACGATCGAGATCGAACAAGTCCAGGGTGGCCGCGTCGAAGTGAGGAGAAACCGATTGGAGCTGGTCAAGGGCCAGACGATTCAGAGGGACGCCTTTCTTCTCTGCCAAGGCCACCAAATCGCCTACCAGGTGATGGGCTTGGCGGAACGGGACATTCTTGCGCACCAGGGCATCGGCGAGATCGGTGGCTAGCAATTGTGGGTCCGAGGCTGCCCGCCGGCAGGACTCGGGGATAAAGCAAGTATTCCGCAACATGCCCGCCATCAGGCTGGTCGTGGACCGCACGGTGTCGGCGCTGTCAAACAGGGATTCCTTGTCCTCTTGCAGGTCGCGATTGTAGGTCATCGGCAATCCTTTCAACACGGTGAGCAGGGAGACCAGATTGCCGATGACTCGGCCCGATTTGCCCCTCGCCAGCTCAGCCACGTCGGGGTTTTTCTTTTGCGGCATCAGCGATGAGCCGGTGGTGTAGGCATCGTTGATGCGGATAAAGTGGAATTCCGATGAGGCCCAAAGAATCAAATCCTCCGCCAGCCGGCTGAGATGAACCGCGAGCAGGGCGGCCGCGGCGCAGAACTCCACGACGAAATCGCGATCGCTCACGGCGTCCATTGAGTTGGCGGTCAAGCGCGCATTTCCCCGGTCATCGACAAACCCGAGTTCGCGAGCCACGAACGCTCGATCGATGGGCAGAGTGGTGCCGGCGAGGGCGCCACTGCCGAGAGGACATTCGTTGGCTCTGAATCGGGCGTCGCGGAAACGGCCGCGATCCCGCTCCAGCATTTCGACGTAGGCGAGCAGATGGTGCGCGGCATAAACGGGCTGTCCGCGTTGCAGATGGGTATAACCCGGAAGAATGACTTCCGGTTGGCGCGCGCACCAATCGACAATCGACTGTTGCAACCGCCGCAAATCCTCCTGCAATGCGTCGATCTCGTCGCGAACCCACAGCCGCATGTCCAGGGCCACCTGGTCATTGCGCGACCGCGCGGTGTGGAGTTTGGCCCCCGCCGGAGCTCTCCGGGTGAGCTCGGATTCGATGTTCATGTGAACGTCTTCCAGTTCGGGTTTCCAAGCCAGGAGGCCGGATTCGATGTCCGCCGCGATGGACTTGAGGGCTTTTTGGATGGACCCGAGTTCGGAGGCGGTGAGAAAGCCGGCGTTCCGCAACATGCGGGCGTGAACGAGAGAGCCGCGGATATCCTGACGCCAAAGCCGCCTGTCGAACGAGATGGATTGAGAAAAGGCGGCGACTTCGGCCGCGGGTCCGGAAGTAAATCGTCCGGAGCGGGACACGGGTGCGGTGGTTTTCATGAAAATCCGAACAAGACTTGCCCGCGCAGGGCGGCAGGATCATGGAAGAGTCGCGGGTTCGAGTCCATGCCCGATTCGCGCGCGCGAGGATTGCGCCAGGGATGGTCCGTGTGATTCAATTGCGACTCGAGTTCGCTCTTGCTGTGAAACGACCACAGACACTCCGGCGGTGCCAGGCACTGCTTGCCGTCTGCGGGCTGATGGCCCTGACCTCGCCCTGCCTTGGCGCGCCAATGGCCCCATCCCATTGGGCGTTTGTCGCTCCCGCTCGCGTCGAGCCGCCGGCCGTTCGTGACACGTCCTGGAGCCGAAACCCCATCGACCCTTTTATTCTCGCGTCGATGGAGGCCAGCGGACTCGCTCCTGCAACGGCGGCGACGAGGGAACAACTCATCCGCCGCGCCACGTTTGGCCTTCTCGGGCTGCCGCCAACTGCGGAGGAAAGGGACGCGTTCGTCCACGACCGTTCGTCCGGCGCTTACGAGCGGTTGATCGACCGCCTGCTGGCCTCGCCGCACTATGGCGAGCGTTGGGCGCGCCACTGGCTCGATCTTGTCCGCTACGCGGAGACTGACGGCTTCGAGCACGACGCCCTGCGGCCGCACGCCTGGCGTTTTCGCGATTACGTGATCAAATCTTTCAACGAGGACAAGCCCTACGACCGCTTTGTCCGCGAGCAGATTGCAGGAGACGAAATGTGGCCGCACGAACCGGACGCGGTCACGGCCACGGCTTTCCATCTGCTGGGCCCCGACATGGTGGATTCCGCGGACCCCGTGCAGCGCCGCCTCAACACGCTCAATGACGCGACGGATACGACGGCGTCGGTGTTCCTCGGGCTGACCTTTGGCTGTGCGCGATGTCACCACCACAAGTTTGAGCCGTTGACGCAGCAGGATTACTTCGCCATGCAGGCTTTTTTCGCGCCGGCCGTTTTTCAGCGTGAGATGCCGATTCCCACCGCATTCGAGCAGGCGGCTCATGACCGCGGGATGGAACGGTATCGAACTGGGGCTGCGGCGACGCAGAAGTCGCTCCATGAGCTCGAAGCGGCGTATCGCGATAAGCTCCACGCGGAGCGACTCGCACGCCTGTCGCCGGACGCTCGACTTGCGCACCAAACACCGAAGGAAAAGCGCACGACGGAGCAGGAAGGCACCGTCGCGGAAACGGCACCGATGATGAGGTTCACCGATTCCGAGCTGGCCCGGTCGATGTCTGTCGAGGATCAGGCCCGGCGAACACGGCTACTGGAAGCGCTGAAGAAAGTCCCGAAACCGCTGCCTCTGCCGATGACGATGGCCCTGCAAAACAAGAGCGGGCCGCCGCCCAGGACGTTCGTGCTGGCTCGAGGTGACTTCAATCATCCGGAGGAGGAAATGAGGCCGGGTTTTCCAGCCGTGCTCGCTGGGCGCGGACTTGAACCGGCGGCGCAGGCGGAATCTCAAGGATCCCGGATTCAGAGGCTCGCCGCGCACCAGCCGCGGACCGCGCTGGCCCACTGGATCGCATCCACGGAGAACCCGCTGACCGCCCGCGTGATGGTCAACCGCATCTGGCAGCATCATTTTGGCCGCGGCCTGGTCTCAACGCCGAGCGACTTCGGCACTCGTGGTGCAGTCCCAACCCATCCGGAGTTGCTCGACTGGCTGGCCCGCGAGTTCGTCGCGCGTGCCTGGAGCGTGAAGGCCATGCACAAGCTTATCCTGCTGTCCTCCACCTATCAGCAGTCGAGTCACGCCTCGTCTGAAACCCTCGCCCGCGATCCGGACAATAGGCTCTTCTCCCGCCAAAACCGTCGGCGTCTCGAAGGCGAAGCCGTGCGTGACAGCCTCCTCGCGATCAGTGGACGGCTCAACCGGCACAAGGGTGGACCGGGAGTTTCGCCCCCGATTCCCGCCGACCTCGCGAGATCCTCCAAGAGTTGGACGACCAGCACGGACCTCGCCCATCACACGCGCCGGAGCATCTACATCCTGGCGCGGCGCAATCTGCGCTTCCCTTTCCTGGAAGTCTTCGATGCCCCGGACAGCAATTTGAGCTGTCCTGAGCGCGGAAGCAGCACGACCGCGCCTCAAGCGCTGACTCTGCTCAACTCGGACGAGGCGATGGAGGCCGCGAGGGCGGCGGCGCGGCGGTTGTTGCACGAGGCTCCGACCGCGGAGACGCGTGTCGCGCTGGCATTCCGACTTGTGCTTGGACGGCGGCCCACAGCGCAGGAGCAGGGGATGGTGGGAGATTTCCTCAAGTCATCGAGTCGCCGAAGCTCGGAAGTTCCTGCTCCGAACAGCGAGATCCGCGCTGCGGACTCCGGAGTCACCGAGGCGGCCTGGGCCGAACTCTGCCGCGCGCTGTTTAACCTGAACGCCTTTGTTTATGTCGATTGACACCGGTTGGTCCTGCCTGGGCCCGAGCGGGACCGGTCCACGGCCTGCTTCACGCCGCGATTTTCTACGCCGTGCCGGCGGCGGCTTCGGCCTGCTCGCGCTGGCATCCCTGCTCGACCGCGATGGACTCCTGGCCGCGGACGCCACCGGGAGTCCCTCCTCCCCGAGAACCCAGCCGCTCGATTCGCGTTCGCCCCACTTCACGCCGCGCGCCCGCCGCGTGATTTTCCTCTTCATGTCCGGCGGTCCGAGCCACGTCGATTTGTTCGATCCAAAGCCCGAGTTGATTCGCCTCGCGGGCCAGCCGATTCCCGAATCGTTCGGCACCTTCAAGACGAGGCGCAACGTGGCCAGGAATCATCTGCTGCCGCCCCTGCGTCCGTTTCACGCGCACGGACAATCGGGCATGGAAGTCTCGGATTTTCTCCCGCATCTCGCGGAGCACGTCGATGACCTCTGCCTGCTGCGCGGTTGTCACGGCGACAGCGTGACGCATCCGGAGTCGGTCTATTTGATGAACACCGGCTCGATCCTCATGGGCCGCGGCAGCCTCGGCGCCTGGGCGTCCTACGGACTGGGGACTGAGAACCAGAACCTGCCGGCATTCGTGGTGCTGCCCGATCCCGGAGGCTGGCCAAAAGGCGGGGCACCCGCGTGGGGCCATGGTTTTTTGCCGGCGACGTGTCAAGGCACCCTTCTGCGTGGGGGCGATTCGCCCATGCTCGATCTCAACAGGCCGCCCGGTGTTTCTGCCGAACAGCAACGCGCGACGGTGGATTTTGTCAACGCCTTGAACCGCGAGCATCTGCGTTCCGGAGAATTCAATCCGGAGTTAGGCGCGCGCATTGCCGCTTACGAACTGGCCTTTCGCATGCAGAGCCATGCGCCGGAGGTTATAGACCTTGCGCGGGAGAGTCCGGCGACACGGCGGCTGTACGGTCTCGACCGTCAGGTGACGGCCGAGTTCGGCACGCGCTGTCTTCTCGCCCGGCGCCTCGTGGAAGCCGGCGTGCGTTTCGTGCAGGTGTATTGCGGGGATACCCACGGCTGGGATGGCCACTCTCGAATGGAGGAGAATCACTCGAGGCTTTGCGCGCAAAGCGACCTGCCGATTGCGGGACTGCTGAAGGATCTCAAGGCGCGCGGCCTGCTCGATTCGACCCTGGTCATTTGGGGGGGTGAATTCGGCCGGATGCCGATGAGCGAAGGCAGCGACGGTCGCGACCACAACCCGCATGGTTTCAGCATGTGGCTGGCGGGCGGCGGTGTGAAGGGCGGGCAAACCCTTGGTGCGACGGACGCGGTGGGTTTGCGGGCCGCGGAGGACAAGGCGCATGTTCATGACATTCACGCGACGATTCTGCACTTGCTCGGTTTTGACCACGAACGGCTGACCTTTCGTCACAACAGTCGTGACGAACGCTTGACCGATGTGGCCGGCAAGGTCATCGGCCGGGTTCTGGCCTGAAGTCGCCGCGCCAGGTAGGAAGGCACATGGTCTTCATCGACCGCGGTGCTTAAAGTCTCAAACATTGTGCAAGGAACTGTCGTGCCGTAATGGATGAGCGGCATGAAAACTTCACCCCGCGTCTCAATGCGGAAGTTCTCCGTCGTGTGACCCGCAGCAACAATCGGTGTGGCGACTTCGACGACCAACGGCGCCCGGCTCGGATTCTGGCATCCGAGAACCAGAATCTCTCTGCAAGAATCGTCTGCGCTCTGCTCTCTCCAAACCTCTGCGACCTTAGCGTCCTTTGCGTGAGAAACCTCATCTGCCTCGGCAAAGGTCGCAGAGTGCGCAGAGGAAGAACCGTGCCCAGCATGAACATCGCATGACGAGCTTTCCCGGTCCGTCCGCCGATCGCGAACGATCGAGTCGTCTTGGAGGTTGCACCACTCTGCCGACCCGATCGGAATGCCAAGAACTGGCCCAGCGTCCAGTTGGAACGTATCGCGGAACTGAACCGTCCGTGATGCGATGCCCTCGACGTTCTCTCTGCGCGAGGAAAAGCAAGAGGCCTCACACCCAGCCCGCGACGAAGCACATTGGAAACCAGCGTGATCTCGAACCGGCAAAGCGGAAGCACGATGGTCGAGATCCTCGAGAAATCCTGAATCGTTCGAGCTGAGTTGTTCCCGTGGATGGACGGCTCTCGCGGAGGCACAGCGACGCGGAGAAGAGGCATCAGAGGCCTGTCTCATTCACGGGGTCACCGGTTTAAGCATGCTTCCCCATCTCTGTGCCTTCGTGCCTACGTGAGAGCCCCTTCCGTTCAGTCTGACAT contains:
- the argH gene encoding argininosuccinate lyase, producing MKTTAPVSRSGRFTSGPAAEVAAFSQSISFDRRLWRQDIRGSLVHARMLRNAGFLTASELGSIQKALKSIAADIESGLLAWKPELEDVHMNIESELTRRAPAGAKLHTARSRNDQVALDMRLWVRDEIDALQEDLRRLQQSIVDWCARQPEVILPGYTHLQRGQPVYAAHHLLAYVEMLERDRGRFRDARFRANECPLGSGALAGTTLPIDRAFVARELGFVDDRGNARLTANSMDAVSDRDFVVEFCAAAALLAVHLSRLAEDLILWASSEFHFIRINDAYTTGSSLMPQKKNPDVAELARGKSGRVIGNLVSLLTVLKGLPMTYNRDLQEDKESLFDSADTVRSTTSLMAGMLRNTCFIPESCRRAASDPQLLATDLADALVRKNVPFRQAHHLVGDLVALAEKKGVPLNRLALDQLQSVSPHFDAATLDLFDLDRSMTRKELPGAPGPREVRQRVARWQRKLSGPPQ
- a CDS encoding 2-hydroxyacid dehydrogenase, which encodes MTFAFYDTKPYDRVYFDRAAGAEQLRRVFHEFRLTNETAGSAKGAQAVCVFVNDRLDRDCLEQLHRAEVKLIALRCAGFNNIDLPAAKALGLPVVRVPAYSPHAVAEHTVALLLTLNRKIHRAYNRVREHNFSLHGLVGSDLCGKTVGVIGTGKIGRIAAQIFRGFDTKVIAYDPFPSLDWAKERGVVYADFDMVLARSDILSLHLPLTSDTHHLLNDRTLARLKPGTYIVNTSRGKLIDTTALIHHLKSGHLGGVALDAYEEEEGIFFEDHSGALLQDDELNLLLSFPNVLITSHQAFLTDEALTEIARVTTDNILRLANRQAFHEGTLL
- a CDS encoding DUF1553 domain-containing protein, yielding MEESRVRVHARFARARIAPGMVRVIQLRLEFALAVKRPQTLRRCQALLAVCGLMALTSPCLGAPMAPSHWAFVAPARVEPPAVRDTSWSRNPIDPFILASMEASGLAPATAATREQLIRRATFGLLGLPPTAEERDAFVHDRSSGAYERLIDRLLASPHYGERWARHWLDLVRYAETDGFEHDALRPHAWRFRDYVIKSFNEDKPYDRFVREQIAGDEMWPHEPDAVTATAFHLLGPDMVDSADPVQRRLNTLNDATDTTASVFLGLTFGCARCHHHKFEPLTQQDYFAMQAFFAPAVFQREMPIPTAFEQAAHDRGMERYRTGAAATQKSLHELEAAYRDKLHAERLARLSPDARLAHQTPKEKRTTEQEGTVAETAPMMRFTDSELARSMSVEDQARRTRLLEALKKVPKPLPLPMTMALQNKSGPPPRTFVLARGDFNHPEEEMRPGFPAVLAGRGLEPAAQAESQGSRIQRLAAHQPRTALAHWIASTENPLTARVMVNRIWQHHFGRGLVSTPSDFGTRGAVPTHPELLDWLAREFVARAWSVKAMHKLILLSSTYQQSSHASSETLARDPDNRLFSRQNRRRLEGEAVRDSLLAISGRLNRHKGGPGVSPPIPADLARSSKSWTTSTDLAHHTRRSIYILARRNLRFPFLEVFDAPDSNLSCPERGSSTTAPQALTLLNSDEAMEAARAAARRLLHEAPTAETRVALAFRLVLGRRPTAQEQGMVGDFLKSSSRRSSEVPAPNSEIRAADSGVTEAAWAELCRALFNLNAFVYVD
- a CDS encoding DUF1501 domain-containing protein; its protein translation is MSIDTGWSCLGPSGTGPRPASRRDFLRRAGGGFGLLALASLLDRDGLLAADATGSPSSPRTQPLDSRSPHFTPRARRVIFLFMSGGPSHVDLFDPKPELIRLAGQPIPESFGTFKTRRNVARNHLLPPLRPFHAHGQSGMEVSDFLPHLAEHVDDLCLLRGCHGDSVTHPESVYLMNTGSILMGRGSLGAWASYGLGTENQNLPAFVVLPDPGGWPKGGAPAWGHGFLPATCQGTLLRGGDSPMLDLNRPPGVSAEQQRATVDFVNALNREHLRSGEFNPELGARIAAYELAFRMQSHAPEVIDLARESPATRRLYGLDRQVTAEFGTRCLLARRLVEAGVRFVQVYCGDTHGWDGHSRMEENHSRLCAQSDLPIAGLLKDLKARGLLDSTLVIWGGEFGRMPMSEGSDGRDHNPHGFSMWLAGGGVKGGQTLGATDAVGLRAAEDKAHVHDIHATILHLLGFDHERLTFRHNSRDERLTDVAGKVIGRVLA